From a region of the Haematobia irritans isolate KBUSLIRL chromosome 4, ASM5000362v1, whole genome shotgun sequence genome:
- the Idh gene encoding isocitrate dehydrogenase [NADP] cytoplasmic isoform X2, which produces MATKIKAGPVVDILGDEMTRIIWSSIKDKLILPFLDIELHTYDLGMEYRDKTDDQVTIDCAEAIKKYNVGIKCATITPDEKRVEEFKLKKMWKSPNGTIRNILGGTVFREAIICKNIPRLVTGWDKPIVIGRHAHADQYKATDFVVPGAGTLTMTFKPAAGGEPITHEVYQYKGAGVAMGMFNTDASIVDFAHASFKFALARKMPLYLSTKNTILKKYDGRFKDIFEEIYQKEYKKDYEAAGIWYEHRLIDDMVAYCMKSEGGFVWACKNYDGDVQSDSVAQGYGSLGLMTSVLLCPDGKTVESEAAHGTVTRHYRMHQQGKETSTNPIASIFAWTRGLLHRAKLDNNTELQKFAETLEKVCIDTIESGSMTKDLAICIKGMNNVKRSDYMETFEFMDKLADNLKKALA; this is translated from the coding sequence ATGGCTACTAAAATTAAAGCTGGTCCCGTCGTTGACATCTTGGGCGATGAAATGACCCGTATCATCTGGTCATCCATCAAGGACAAATTGATTTTGCCTTTCTTGGATATTGAATTGCACACGTATGATTTGGGTATGGAATACCGTGACAAGACCGACGATCAAGTAACCATCGATTGTGCTGAAGCCATCAAGAAGTACAATGTTGGCATCAAGTGTGCCACCATCACTCCCGATGAGAAGCGCGTCGAagaattcaaattgaaaaagaTGTGGAAGAGTCCCAATGGTACTATTCGTAATATTTTGGGTGGTACAGTATTCCGTGAAGCTATTATTTGCAAAAACATTCCCCGATTGGTAACCGGTTGGGATAAACCCATTGTCATTGGTCGTCATGCCCATGCCGATCAATACAAGGCAACTGATTTCGTTGTTCCTGGTGCTGGTACCTTGACAATGACTTTCAAGCCTGCCGCCGGTGGTGAACCCATTACCCACGAAGTGTATCAATACAAGGGTGCTGGTGTTGCCATGGGTATGTTCAACACGGATGCTTCAATTGTTGATTTCGCTCATGCCTCTTTCAAATTTGCCTTGGCCCGCAAAATGCCCTTGTATTTGAGTACCAAGAATACCATCTTGAAGAAATACGATGGTCGCTTCAAGGATATCTTTGAGGAGATCTACCAAAAGGAATACAAGAAAGACTACGAAGCTGCCGGTATCTGGTATGAACATCGTTTGATCGATGATATGGTTGCTTATTGCATGAAATCCGAAGGTGGTTTCGTCTGGGCTTGCAAGAACTACGACGGTGATGTACAATCTGATTCCGTTGCCCAAGGTTATGGTTCATTGGGTCTTATGACCTCCGTATTATTGTGCCCTGATGGCAAAACAGTCGAATCTGAAGCCGCTCATGGTACTGTAACCCGCCATTACCGTATGCACCAACAAGGCAAAGAAACCTCCACCAATCCCATTGCCTCGATCTTTGCCTGGACCCGTGGTTTATTGCACCGTGCCAagctcgataacaacacagaatTGCAAAAGTTCGCCGAAACTTTGGAAAAGGTTTGCATCGATACCATTGAATCGGGCTCAATGACTAAGGATTTGGCCATTTGCATTAAGGGCATGAACAATGTGAAACGCAGTGATTACATGGAAACTTTCGAATTCATGGATAAATTGGCCGATAATTTGAAGAAAGCCCTAGCTTGA
- the Idh gene encoding isocitrate dehydrogenase [NADP] cytoplasmic isoform X1 translates to MFSLRLATRCLYSAPTLLKTSVEHTAFMMSYAGMATKIKAGPVVDILGDEMTRIIWSSIKDKLILPFLDIELHTYDLGMEYRDKTDDQVTIDCAEAIKKYNVGIKCATITPDEKRVEEFKLKKMWKSPNGTIRNILGGTVFREAIICKNIPRLVTGWDKPIVIGRHAHADQYKATDFVVPGAGTLTMTFKPAAGGEPITHEVYQYKGAGVAMGMFNTDASIVDFAHASFKFALARKMPLYLSTKNTILKKYDGRFKDIFEEIYQKEYKKDYEAAGIWYEHRLIDDMVAYCMKSEGGFVWACKNYDGDVQSDSVAQGYGSLGLMTSVLLCPDGKTVESEAAHGTVTRHYRMHQQGKETSTNPIASIFAWTRGLLHRAKLDNNTELQKFAETLEKVCIDTIESGSMTKDLAICIKGMNNVKRSDYMETFEFMDKLADNLKKALA, encoded by the coding sequence ATGGCTACTAAAATTAAAGCTGGTCCCGTCGTTGACATCTTGGGCGATGAAATGACCCGTATCATCTGGTCATCCATCAAGGACAAATTGATTTTGCCTTTCTTGGATATTGAATTGCACACGTATGATTTGGGTATGGAATACCGTGACAAGACCGACGATCAAGTAACCATCGATTGTGCTGAAGCCATCAAGAAGTACAATGTTGGCATCAAGTGTGCCACCATCACTCCCGATGAGAAGCGCGTCGAagaattcaaattgaaaaagaTGTGGAAGAGTCCCAATGGTACTATTCGTAATATTTTGGGTGGTACAGTATTCCGTGAAGCTATTATTTGCAAAAACATTCCCCGATTGGTAACCGGTTGGGATAAACCCATTGTCATTGGTCGTCATGCCCATGCCGATCAATACAAGGCAACTGATTTCGTTGTTCCTGGTGCTGGTACCTTGACAATGACTTTCAAGCCTGCCGCCGGTGGTGAACCCATTACCCACGAAGTGTATCAATACAAGGGTGCTGGTGTTGCCATGGGTATGTTCAACACGGATGCTTCAATTGTTGATTTCGCTCATGCCTCTTTCAAATTTGCCTTGGCCCGCAAAATGCCCTTGTATTTGAGTACCAAGAATACCATCTTGAAGAAATACGATGGTCGCTTCAAGGATATCTTTGAGGAGATCTACCAAAAGGAATACAAGAAAGACTACGAAGCTGCCGGTATCTGGTATGAACATCGTTTGATCGATGATATGGTTGCTTATTGCATGAAATCCGAAGGTGGTTTCGTCTGGGCTTGCAAGAACTACGACGGTGATGTACAATCTGATTCCGTTGCCCAAGGTTATGGTTCATTGGGTCTTATGACCTCCGTATTATTGTGCCCTGATGGCAAAACAGTCGAATCTGAAGCCGCTCATGGTACTGTAACCCGCCATTACCGTATGCACCAACAAGGCAAAGAAACCTCCACCAATCCCATTGCCTCGATCTTTGCCTGGACCCGTGGTTTATTGCACCGTGCCAagctcgataacaacacagaatTGCAAAAGTTCGCCGAAACTTTGGAAAAGGTTTGCATCGATACCATTGAATCGGGCTCAATGACTAAGGATTTGGCCATTTGCATTAAGGGCATGAACAATGTGAAACGCAGTGATTACATGGAAACTTTCGAATTCATGGATAAATTGGCCGATAATTTGAAGAAAGCCCTAGCTTGA